The following nucleotide sequence is from candidate division WOR-3 bacterium.
ATAAGAAGGATAGCCTTAAAGAGGGAGACTGGGTCATAACCTTCTCTTCCTTCTTTGGAGTAGCGGTCTTTGACAAGCTCATAGATAAAAGAGAAGTCAATGGAGTCAAAAAGGATTTTAAGGGGGTCATTGGGTGGTATGAGGGAAGAGATTTTAATGTCAACGAAACTCAGTTGTTTAAACCTTCTCATCTAATGACCTCCTGTTTTAATATTAAATTTTACAATGAATTGCGGTAAATGGGAAATGAAAATAGCTTGCAAAGGCTTAATTTATGAGCCTTTACAAGTTATTGAACAGTCTTTAAAAGGGAGAGGAGGTGAAAGATGAGAGGTAAAAATAAGAGCTTTAGTAGAAAAATTTATTGTTTGCGGATGTTAATTTTTGTTTTTCTCCTTGTGCTTTCTTCCCTTCTTTTATTATCACAAATCGATTATACGAATGAGAATAAGAAATCACAAGAGGATAGCTCATCACATCCACACATTTTTACCTTTGTTTCAAAATGGGGTTCTAAGGGTTCTGGAGATGGACAGTTTAACTTTCCGTGCGGGATAGCAGCTGATTCTAATGGGTATGTTTATGTAGCAGATAGGAATAATCACAGAATTCAGAAATTTACCTCTGAGGGAAAATTTGTTTTGAAATATGGATCAAAAGGTTCAGGTGATGGAAATTTTAAATTTCCTTGCGGTATTGCAGTTGATAACTTAGGATATGTTTATGTTGTAGATAGGGATAATTGCAGAGTCCAGAAATTTACATCTAACGGGGAGTTTGTTCTAAAATGGGGATCCAAAGGCTTTGGGAACGGAGAGTTTTACTTTCCTTATTGGATTGCTGTTGATAATTCAGGCTTTGTCTATGTAG
It contains:
- a CDS encoding transposase; its protein translation is MRRFKQLSFVDIKISSLIPPNDPLKILFDSIDFSFIYELVKDRYSKEGREGYDPVSLFKAILLIYLGFANSERDLEEKLRFDGRLSFLCGFSYGETPKHNTFHYFRERLGV
- a CDS encoding 6-bladed beta-propeller, with product MRGKNKSFSRKIYCLRMLIFVFLLVLSSLLLLSQIDYTNENKKSQEDSSSHPHIFTFVSKWGSKGSGDGQFNFPCGIAADSNGYVYVADRNNHRIQKFTSEGKFVLKYGSKGSGDGNFKFPCGIAVDNLGYVYVVDRDNCRVQKFTSNGEFVLKWGSKGFGNGEFYFPYWIAVDNSGFVYVADTGQNRIQKFTSNGVFVGKWGSSGSDNGYFRMPLGIAIDSLANVYVVDRYNWRIQKFNSKGEFVTKWGSTGFGDGQFNFPFGIAVDSSRYVYVVDWRNNRIQKFTSNGEFVSKWGSKGSEDGQFLLPCGIAVDGSGYVYITERGNNRIQKFKTK